The proteins below come from a single Campylobacter sp. CCUG 57310 genomic window:
- a CDS encoding iron-containing alcohol dehydrogenase: MYHFSFYNPVRIEFGEGKEQHIGAYMKKFSAKKTLLLYGSERIKQTGLFDLVAKSLKQEQIEFTALGGVKSNPVLSKVNEAIKIAREFGADSVLAVGGGSVLDSAKTIAAGACYEGDVWDFFTGKTPKTALKIFDIITLAATASEMNNGAIITKEETKEKYAISGEALFPKVSVINPKLQSTVTSEYLAYSASDVIAHSIEGYFTASIHPEIINLQVEANIKTIIKTTEILLQNPDEYDARGEFAWAATMALNHITRAGTKDISFPNHMIEHAMSAVTDCAHGAGLSVVMPAWMKWYKDKNLAQFERFGREIFGVNSVDEGIQALKSWFDKIGTPTSLKQLNIDKSTLEEIIDVAAQNAVAWRMDKIYTKKTIEEILNLAN, from the coding sequence ATGTATCATTTTAGCTTTTATAACCCTGTTAGGATAGAATTCGGCGAAGGCAAAGAGCAGCATATCGGAGCTTATATGAAAAAATTCAGCGCTAAAAAGACGCTTTTGCTCTATGGAAGCGAGCGAATCAAGCAGACCGGGTTATTTGACCTAGTGGCAAAAAGCCTAAAGCAAGAGCAGATAGAATTTACCGCTCTTGGCGGAGTTAAGAGCAATCCCGTGCTAAGTAAGGTAAATGAAGCGATCAAAATCGCACGAGAATTTGGCGCAGATAGCGTGCTTGCGGTTGGAGGCGGCTCGGTGCTTGACAGTGCCAAAACTATCGCCGCGGGAGCTTGTTATGAAGGTGATGTGTGGGATTTTTTCACAGGCAAAACTCCAAAGACCGCTCTTAAAATTTTTGATATCATAACTCTAGCCGCAACTGCAAGTGAGATGAACAACGGAGCCATCATAACCAAAGAAGAAACAAAAGAAAAGTACGCCATAAGCGGCGAGGCTCTATTTCCTAAAGTTTCCGTGATAAATCCAAAGCTTCAATCAACCGTAACAAGCGAGTATCTAGCCTACTCCGCAAGCGATGTGATAGCGCATTCTATCGAAGGATATTTCACGGCAAGCATTCATCCTGAAATCATAAATTTGCAAGTTGAAGCTAACATCAAAACGATAATAAAAACAACCGAAATTTTACTTCAAAATCCCGATGAATACGACGCAAGAGGCGAGTTTGCGTGGGCTGCGACAATGGCTTTAAACCACATAACCAGAGCAGGCACGAAGGACATAAGCTTTCCAAATCACATGATAGAGCACGCCATGAGCGCGGTAACGGACTGTGCGCACGGTGCTGGGCTTAGCGTGGTGATGCCTGCATGGATGAAGTGGTATAAAGATAAAAATTTAGCGCAGTTTGAGAGGTTTGGGCGAGAAATTTTTGGCGTAAATTCGGTAGACGAAGGCATACAAGCGCTTAAATCGTGGTTTGATAAGATAGGCACGCCGACAAGCCTTAAACAACTAAACATAGATAAAAGCACGCTAGAAGAGATTATTGATGTCGCCGCACAAAATGCCGTAGCCTGGAGAATGGATAAAATTTACACTAAAAAGACGATAGAAGAAATTTTAAATTTGGCAAACTAA
- a CDS encoding flavin reductase family protein, whose translation MIKEVELSKAYRLVNTGPTCLISAKFEGIENAMSASWVCALDYDKISVVIDSLAFTRLLIERSGYFAVSIPCAKQANLVMKLGLISRHQNAAKMQNVRLFYQDGFNVPLVDGCLAWLVCKALTNKANQSEFDLFMGEVVGAWADTRVFEEGRWKFDECEEELRSLHYVAGGEFYTLGKKINVKS comes from the coding sequence ATGATAAAAGAAGTAGAACTCTCAAAAGCCTATAGACTGGTAAATACCGGCCCAACCTGCCTCATAAGCGCGAAATTTGAAGGCATAGAAAACGCGATGAGCGCATCTTGGGTTTGTGCGCTTGATTATGACAAGATAAGCGTAGTTATTGATTCTTTGGCATTTACGCGCTTGCTCATAGAAAGAAGCGGTTATTTTGCCGTTAGTATTCCGTGCGCGAAACAAGCAAATTTAGTTATGAAGCTGGGCTTAATCTCAAGACATCAAAATGCCGCTAAAATGCAAAATGTAAGGCTCTTTTATCAAGACGGCTTTAATGTGCCGTTAGTTGATGGTTGCCTCGCTTGGTTAGTATGTAAGGCGCTAACAAACAAAGCTAACCAGAGCGAATTTGACCTATTTATGGGCGAAGTTGTGGGTGCGTGGGCCGATACTAGAGTATTTGAAGAAGGTAGATGGAAATTTGACGAGTGCGAGGAGGAGTTAAGAAGCCTTCACTACGTAGCGGGCGGGGAATTTTATACGCTTGGTAAAAAGATAAATGTAAAGAGCTAA
- a CDS encoding restriction endonuclease, translated as MTEFGVKICSDKNSEAKFSSWYDEVYNKTRSSKHNKPLSANEQNSKDITPIEAINSADIALKELLKAQILDEINAKSPKFFEDLVKNLLVKMGYGEGTLTKDGADGGIDGIINEDELGISKIYIQAKRRQGSITRPELNKFAGAILDKQTKKGVFITTSKFTKDAEHYAKNLQDHSIALIDGE; from the coding sequence ATAACAGAATTTGGTGTAAAAATTTGCTCCGATAAGAACTCTGAGGCTAAATTTAGCTCTTGGTATGACGAGGTTTATAACAAAACCAGAAGTAGCAAACATAACAAGCCGTTATCTGCAAATGAACAAAATTCAAAAGATATAACTCCGATAGAAGCTATAAATAGTGCCGATATAGCGCTTAAAGAGCTTTTAAAGGCTCAAATTTTAGATGAGATAAACGCTAAAAGTCCCAAATTCTTTGAAGACTTGGTAAAAAATCTTTTGGTTAAGATGGGTTACGGCGAAGGCACACTCACAAAAGATGGAGCCGATGGCGGTATAGATGGGATAATAAACGAAGATGAGCTTGGAATTTCTAAAATTTATATTCAGGCTAAGCGCCGGCAAGGAAGCATCACCCGTCCCGAGCTTAATAAATTTGCAGGAGCTATTTTAGATAAGCAGACGAAAAAGGGCGTTTTCATCACTACTTCAAAATTTACTAAAGATGCCGAGCATTATGCGAAAAACTTGCAGGATCACTCTATAGCTCTCATTGACGGCGAGTGA
- a CDS encoding argininosuccinate synthase domain-containing protein yields the protein MKALVLFSGGLDSMLAIKLLKEQGVDVLAIHIDIGFGAGESKFEVLKKRAAMAGAELKIIDIRSEYLQNVLFNPKFGYGKHFNPCIDCHAYMFKTALGMMEDEGASFIATGEVLGQRPMSQRRDAMVHVKTLAKDEDDLILRPMSALLMKPTKPEHEGWVDRERLLGLSGRDRKPQIALAKKFGFVDFESPAGGCLLTVEGFANKIKDFLKFDKDMSLKDMQLLRIGRHLRLKNGSKMVIGRDESDNEKLLALQNPKFAQIEFDDSVVGAVSLINLNADEEDLKFAVRLALAYTRADKEREYSAKVGERTIITKPFEDKSPAQEWFIT from the coding sequence GTGAAAGCGTTAGTTTTATTTAGCGGTGGGCTTGATAGTATGCTTGCTATCAAGCTTTTAAAGGAGCAAGGCGTAGATGTGCTTGCTATTCATATTGATATAGGATTTGGTGCGGGCGAGAGTAAATTTGAGGTGCTTAAAAAACGTGCGGCAATGGCGGGAGCGGAGTTAAAGATAATCGATATCAGAAGCGAATATTTGCAAAATGTGCTTTTTAATCCGAAATTTGGGTATGGTAAGCACTTTAATCCCTGTATCGATTGTCACGCGTATATGTTTAAGACGGCTCTTGGCATGATGGAGGACGAGGGTGCGAGCTTTATTGCTACGGGTGAGGTTCTTGGGCAGCGTCCGATGAGCCAAAGGCGCGATGCTATGGTGCATGTAAAGACTTTAGCTAAAGATGAAGATGATCTTATCTTGCGTCCGATGTCGGCACTTCTTATGAAGCCAACCAAGCCCGAGCACGAGGGTTGGGTGGATAGAGAGCGCCTGCTTGGACTTAGCGGAAGAGATAGAAAACCTCAGATAGCGCTTGCTAAGAAATTCGGTTTTGTGGATTTTGAAAGCCCTGCGGGTGGGTGCTTGCTCACGGTCGAAGGCTTTGCAAACAAGATAAAAGACTTTTTAAAATTTGATAAAGATATGAGCCTAAAAGATATGCAGCTTCTTAGGATAGGGCGGCATTTGAGGCTTAAAAACGGCTCAAAGATGGTGATCGGACGCGACGAAAGCGATAACGAAAAACTACTCGCGCTTCAAAATCCGAAATTTGCTCAAATAGAGTTTGACGATAGCGTTGTGGGCGCGGTTAGTCTTATAAATTTAAATGCCGATGAGGAGGATCTTAAATTTGCCGTGCGTTTAGCTCTTGCTTATACAAGAGCGGATAAAGAGCGCGAGTATAGCGCTAAAGTCGGCGAAAGAACTATCATCACAAAGCCATTTGAGGATAAAAGCCCCGCTCAGGAGTGGTTTATAACGTAA
- the dnaG gene encoding DNA primase produces the protein MIDPKSIEKLKEQADIIDIVGHYIPLKKSGSNYVCVCPFHDDKNPSMSVSPSRGIFHCFSCKAGGDVIKFVMDYEKLTYPEAIEKIAMLSNFTLNYVKNERENVKENKHVLEKANAYYRSLLYKTPAAIEYLYSRGVTDALCEKFELGFAPDSIQTIRLLENEQILPNEALESGIVKQNESGIYASFIQRITFPIYTHTGKLVGFGGRTLSGHQAKYVNSPQSEIFDKSTLFYGYHLAKRDIHAKNQIIITEGYLDVIMLHHAGFTNAVAVLGTALTQKHLPLLKRGELSVVLCFDGDSAGINAAVKSAHLLAQNEIDGSVVILEGGADPADMVVAGKIKELGDMFESGVEIGEFYIRNLVAKFDLTRPIQKQKALEEVREFTMSLKPIIANSYAPLVANLLKIDMNSFRLSGVTRQNLNSQDFVSQQEYQIAYQTNGMKIPLRSSVEIQLIKTILENQNLSDMVLDLVRREYFLRYGDIFDAVLRRSDEDEPILREILLFNVDVLQDEATVLKAIYRLKIDYYKDMRANCLASNIPYEKKEITLKKIRKVLEDLEEKFKK, from the coding sequence ATGATAGATCCAAAATCCATTGAAAAACTCAAAGAACAAGCCGATATAATCGACATCGTAGGGCACTATATCCCACTTAAAAAATCAGGCTCAAACTACGTCTGCGTATGTCCGTTTCACGACGATAAAAACCCGAGCATGAGCGTGAGCCCAAGCCGCGGGATATTTCACTGCTTTTCATGCAAGGCGGGCGGAGACGTCATAAAATTCGTGATGGATTACGAAAAGCTTACATATCCGGAAGCTATCGAAAAGATCGCGATGCTTTCAAATTTCACGCTTAATTACGTAAAAAACGAGCGTGAAAATGTGAAAGAAAATAAACACGTCCTTGAAAAAGCAAACGCCTACTATCGCAGTTTGCTTTATAAGACTCCTGCGGCGATAGAGTATCTATACTCGCGGGGTGTTACGGATGCGCTTTGTGAGAAATTTGAGCTTGGGTTTGCACCTGATAGCATTCAGACGATAAGACTGCTTGAAAACGAGCAAATTTTGCCAAACGAAGCGCTTGAATCAGGCATCGTCAAGCAAAACGAAAGCGGAATTTACGCAAGTTTTATCCAGCGTATCACCTTTCCGATCTACACGCACACGGGCAAGCTTGTTGGCTTTGGAGGACGCACGCTTTCGGGACATCAGGCTAAATACGTAAATTCGCCTCAGAGTGAAATTTTTGATAAATCAACGCTTTTTTACGGCTATCACTTGGCAAAACGCGACATTCACGCCAAAAATCAAATCATAATCACCGAGGGCTATCTTGACGTGATTATGCTTCATCATGCCGGATTTACCAACGCCGTAGCGGTGCTTGGAACGGCTCTTACGCAAAAGCATTTGCCGCTTTTAAAGCGAGGCGAGCTAAGCGTGGTGCTTTGCTTTGACGGTGATAGTGCGGGCATAAACGCGGCTGTTAAATCCGCTCACCTGCTTGCGCAAAACGAGATAGACGGAAGTGTCGTTATCCTTGAAGGCGGAGCCGATCCTGCCGATATGGTCGTGGCAGGCAAGATAAAAGAGCTTGGCGATATGTTTGAAAGCGGAGTTGAGATCGGAGAGTTTTATATAAGAAATTTAGTGGCTAAATTTGACCTAACCCGCCCGATACAAAAGCAAAAGGCTCTTGAAGAGGTGCGTGAATTTACGATGAGTCTAAAGCCGATAATTGCAAATTCTTATGCGCCGCTTGTGGCAAATTTGCTTAAGATAGATATGAATTCCTTTCGTTTAAGCGGTGTTACAAGGCAAAATCTTAACTCTCAAGATTTCGTTTCTCAGCAGGAATATCAAATTGCATATCAAACAAACGGCATGAAAATTCCGCTTCGTTCAAGCGTAGAAATTCAGCTTATTAAGACAATTTTAGAAAATCAGAATTTAAGCGATATGGTTTTAGATTTAGTAAGGCGAGAGTATTTTTTGAGATACGGTGATATATTTGATGCGGTATTGCGAAGATCGGATGAGGATGAGCCTATTTTACGCGAAATTTTGCTATTTAACGTTGATGTTTTACAAGATGAAGCGACAGTACTAAAAGCTATTTATAGGCTTAAAATTGATTATTACAAAGATATGCGGGCTAATTGTTTGGCTTCAAATATACCTTATGAAAAGAAAGAGATCACTTTAAAAAAAATAAGAAAAGTATTAGAAGATTTGGAGGAAAAATTTAAAAAGTGA
- a CDS encoding CDC27 family protein, whose amino-acid sequence MDIFFIEFRDPIFGLVVFVSLVLMIAVLSYIWGVFRNKDEKQELEKFLKKFDKTEGLSSEHKDMLVKFDVDSASLCFLANTFAKSGYFEKAINIYSIALSKAKSKSEKEPIFTDLGQVFFKAGFLQKARDIFLEALKLSPRNQTALKFLTVVYEKLKEYDEALNALDALEELGLDVKSQKAYIDIMKILIDKQMSLEEKTDKILKLKDKFTLANRMALENWLQKGADIVNFPDFPPLKDVFDIIYRQERAVNLSDEEYKSLFYAKNLSDEPAKELGFELEVMTNLKKAGFNKADLSFNYICKNCKNSFPLHFYRCPICHELGSAQILPHITEKSNENSMPF is encoded by the coding sequence TTGGATATATTTTTTATAGAGTTTAGAGATCCGATTTTCGGGCTTGTCGTGTTTGTTTCGCTTGTCCTTATGATAGCCGTTTTAAGCTACATCTGGGGTGTTTTTAGAAACAAAGACGAAAAGCAGGAGCTAGAGAAATTTTTAAAGAAATTTGACAAAACCGAAGGGCTTAGCAGCGAGCATAAAGATATGCTTGTCAAATTTGACGTAGATAGCGCCTCTCTTTGTTTTCTAGCAAACACGTTTGCAAAGAGCGGTTACTTCGAAAAGGCGATAAATATCTACTCGATCGCACTTAGCAAAGCAAAGAGCAAAAGCGAAAAAGAGCCTATTTTTACGGATTTGGGGCAGGTATTTTTCAAAGCGGGTTTTTTGCAAAAGGCTAGAGATATATTTTTAGAAGCGTTAAAGCTATCTCCGCGCAACCAAACCGCGCTTAAATTTCTAACTGTCGTTTATGAAAAATTAAAAGAGTATGACGAAGCGCTAAACGCTCTTGATGCGCTTGAAGAGCTTGGACTTGACGTCAAATCCCAAAAAGCCTATATCGATATCATGAAAATTTTGATAGATAAGCAGATGAGTCTGGAAGAAAAAACCGATAAAATTTTAAAGCTTAAAGACAAATTTACTCTTGCCAATCGCATGGCGCTTGAAAACTGGCTGCAAAAAGGAGCGGATATCGTAAATTTCCCTGATTTTCCGCCATTAAAAGACGTTTTTGATATCATCTACAGACAAGAGCGGGCGGTAAATTTAAGCGATGAAGAGTATAAATCGCTATTTTACGCTAAAAATTTAAGCGACGAGCCGGCAAAAGAGCTTGGATTTGAGCTTGAAGTGATGACGAATTTAAAAAAAGCGGGCTTTAACAAAGCCGATCTTAGCTTTAATTACATCTGTAAAAATTGCAAAAACTCCTTTCCGCTTCATTTTTACCGCTGTCCGATCTGCCACGAGCTAGGAAGCGCTCAAATTTTGCCTCATATCACGGAAAAATCCAATGAAAACAGTATGCCTTTTTAG
- the rnhA gene encoding ribonuclease HI, producing the protein MKTVCLFSDGSCLNNPGAGGWAYILEYGKHTKEASGAEAMTTNNQMELRAVIEGLKALKEPCVVKLYTDSSYVANAINEWLEGWVKKAFKNVKNVPMWQEFLEISKPHDIRATWVKAHNGHPQNERCDTLARQAATKIKDEGNL; encoded by the coding sequence ATGAAAACAGTATGCCTTTTTAGCGACGGCTCGTGCCTTAATAACCCGGGCGCAGGCGGTTGGGCATATATCCTAGAATACGGCAAACACACAAAAGAAGCAAGCGGAGCCGAAGCCATGACAACTAACAATCAAATGGAGCTTAGGGCTGTTATCGAAGGGCTAAAAGCTCTAAAAGAGCCTTGCGTCGTTAAGCTTTACACCGATAGCTCATACGTGGCAAACGCGATAAACGAGTGGCTTGAGGGCTGGGTAAAAAAGGCATTTAAAAATGTAAAAAACGTCCCGATGTGGCAGGAGTTTTTAGAAATTTCAAAACCTCACGACATCCGTGCCACATGGGTTAAAGCTCACAACGGACATCCGCAAAATGAGCGTTGTGACACGCTAGCAAGGCAGGCGGCAACCAAGATAAAAGATGAAGGCAACCTATAA